The candidate division KSB1 bacterium genome contains a region encoding:
- a CDS encoding thioredoxin domain-containing protein: MCKQFEADRKSQTTIEKVKSDIDLGNRLGVNATPTIFINSRLVSDISLQTIEFLITNELQLADQ; this comes from the coding sequence ATCTGCAAGCAATTTGAGGCTGATCGAAAATCACAAACAACCATTGAGAAAGTAAAATCAGATATTGATCTGGGGAACCGTTTAGGTGTGAATGCAACCCCTACAATTTTTATTAATTCTCGTTTAGTCTCTGACATTAGCTTACAAACGATCGAGTTCTTGATCACGAATGAGTTACAACTGGCAGACCAATAA